DNA from Desulfobacterales bacterium:
ATACTCGTTCAGCCATCACTGCAGAAGAAAAACTTGAGCAAGAGCACCAAAAGACCAACGCTGCCCTTATCGAACGTAACCAGACATTAAAGTTACTTAACCAGGAGCTTGCCGATGCAGCCGACTATGTGAAAACCATTTTACCTGAGCCGATTACAGAAGGCCCCATTCGAACTGACTGGCGGTTTATTCCGTCAACATCTTTGGGAGGAGATGCATTTGGTTACCACATGGTGGATGAGAATCATTTTGCAATATACTTGATTGATGTCAGTGGTCACGGTGTAGGAGCCGCTTTACTTTCGGTTTCGGTTATGAATGTGCTGCGTTCTCAGTCATTGCCGAATACGGATTTCAAAAATCCTGAACAAGTATTAGAGGCATTGAACATTGCCTTTCCGGGTGAAGAGAATAACGATATGTTCTTTACCATATGGTATGGCGTCTATAAAAAGAGCACCCGCGAGCTAACTTACGCAAGTGGTGGCCATCCTCCAGCTATTTTATTTGACCAATCTCCAAAAGGTGATTATCAGGCCACACAACTTCGGACACCAAATTATATTATTGGTGGCATGTCAGATGGAAAATATCAAAAAAAAGATTGCCTGATTGGCGAACGAAACACTTTATATATTTTTTCAGATGGGGTGTATGAAGTTAAAAAATCAGATGGAACTATGTGGCGTTTTGATGAATTTGCAGATTTTATGAGCAATGTTAAGGCAGGTGGTCAGTCAATTTTAGATCGTCTATATAGTTATGCAAAAAACTTAGGAAAGTCAGATACTTTCGAGGATGATTTTACTATAGTCGAAGTTGTTTTCGGATAATATGAAGAATCCTAATCTTAACCATGTTGATCAACATCTGAACAACCGGATATCGGGGTTTTTTAGGAAGGAAATATTATAAGTATATGATATAATAATAAATATTTTGGTGGAGGCGGCGGGAGTCGAACTCGGAAAATAGTTATGATAACAAGTGGTTATCAATGACACAAAATGACGTAAAATGATAACATAATGAGCTTTTCCTTCTACAGCCTTTCCGGTTCGGATGTCACTAAGTATCATTTTAAATCATTCTATCACATAAAATTTGGGCACAATTATGGACACAATTACGGATAATATTTCCTGTCCAGCGACTACAACTATGCTACCAGGCAGCCAACTTAGTCAAGAACGCTATATTCCTCAAAAAGAGACAGACGATGGGAAGCATATTAAAATGGAAATTCATCAGTGATTCCGTAAGGCTGCAATTCTTCCCTTATCACCCACTTTATCCGTTCAGCGATATTCTCTCCAATGCCCTCAACGGATTGCAATTCCTCACTGGTTGCTGTTATGATGGCCTCTACACTTCCAAATTCATTTAGCAACCGGGCCGCTCTCTCGCTGCCGATACCCGGCAGGCCCTGCAGAATGAAAAGCTGTTTCTTACGCTTACCTTTTGGTCGTCTGCCGTGTCTTTGAACTGCGCCTCTGGCAAGAGATTTGATCTGCCGTGCCGTATATAAAATCAATTGGGCAGATTCAGATGGGCTTTTTGACCGTAGAACAGGAATCCCTAAAACTATGCTGACCGCAATTAGGGCTCCCTGCATCGCTTCTCTGCGAATACCGGTTTCGGTAAGCTCTTTCCCAGTACCTTCTAATAGCAACACACTGTTATATTTTGAGCTAGCTAATCGTATCGCCTGGCTGAAAAGTCTACCGTCAATAATGGATAACGCAAAGTCATTCAGCGTCTTTCTTTCAAATATCAGTCGATTGTCAACAAGGTAATCTCCAAGAGAAAGGCGTTTAATATCAACAGAAACACTTTTTGTTTCCGACAGAAACTTTATGACCTCGCTTTTACTTTCACGATCATCAACAATTACGGCTATTCGACGATTATTTTTGCTCTTATCTGATCTCATATATCTCACTAGTTGACGCCTATCATTCAGCTAAACCGTGACTCGACTCAGCCCAGATGGGAAACAACTCCTGCAGGGCGGACATGAATTTCTCAATTTGCAATTCCGGTCGAAAATAGGGGCTTTCCCTCAATCGGATCATGCCCAAACGCTCAGGCGTGGCAAAGTACTCATAAACCAAATGACCAGCTTCTATATTAAAGGGGTCCTTTTTATACTGGTCACGCAGCTGGAGAGCATACTCCCACTCTTCCTCTGTTGCCGTTGCCAAAATAGTATATAAATCCAATGCGTGATAGCGGCCGAACTCTTTATTAGGATCCTTAAACCTATCTCTGAATGCGAAAAGTTTCATCATGGAAAACGTGTAGGGATGTGGCAGGAAGATTTCAGATTTCCAGGCTTCACCAGAACTAAGGGCTCCCTTCAATACGATTGGCAGCAAGCCCTCTTCTAAGGTTAAAGCTTCGTCAACGGGGTGGGCATGTATTCCGACAGAAGGTTTGGGACGGGCGCGGCGGGTGTCTGCCTTCACCGTGGTTCCATTAAATCGACTTTGTGGACCGGTTAGGATATCAATCTTAATGCCACCCACATCAGTACCGTCAGGCCCGGGTTTAACAAACTGGTATTTTTCAGCTCCAGGGACAACTTCATAGCCCAGGTCTGCAATGGCGCTTACCAGCGGTTTTAGCTTTGATGGTTCGATCAGCAACTCAGGTCGAAGAAACAAATCGAGGTCATTCGTGGATCGCGGCTCTGGCCATTGATCCAAAAGCGTTCTCATGCCCGATTTTCTAACATAATCGGTTTTAAGATATATTCCAAAGCCACCGCCCGCGATGAGTCTAACATCTGAATCGTTCACTTTTTGCAAAAGGTCGAGCAATGCCGTTTGAAGGTCTATAATTCTGTTCACTGTTGTACCACTCCAGCATCATTTAAAATTAGGGCTTTTAATTGATCGGCGATTTCCTGGTCCCTCTTGTCGCCAACCATCATTTCCATATAAACCTGTAGCGGTGAAGCCCACCAAAAGCCGTTCTCTTGCCGGGCATCAAAATAGACCGGTTCATCCTCTGTTTCCAAAAGCTCAAGATTTGGGAATCGATCCGACTGGCTTCCAGGCAACCTATTAAGCAGCATCTCCACCTTGGGACAATAAACAGTCAATAGGTCTCCGCGCTGCATCATAGTGTATCGTGTGACAGAGGATGTTCCTGAAGCTATTAGGGGCAAATTTAATTGTTGTGATTGTTCAGATAGCAATTTCAATATCGACTTGTTGTTTTCCGAAATTTTAAGACGAATCCGTTCCTTTAAGGCAGGCGGATTATAATTCTCTCGTAATTTTTCCAATAGTTTATCGGGCTGTAGTAGGCGAATGGTTTCAGAGCGCGTGATAATCAGGTCTTCTACCATCGTTTTCAGAACCTTTGATACGGTTGAAAGGCTCATAGGTTTTTTATTCCAACGGTTCACCAGGAGATTTCGCTGGTTAATTGTTGCACGGATATCCTGAACAGTTTGGAAGTCGGAATAAACGAAAAACCCCCGTCCCACCATAGAACTGTTTTTCCGGTAAATATTTTTAATAGCGGCTGATGATGGGAATCGGTTCTTGCCGCCACTTCGAAATACACTGAATGTTCCTGGATAAACCACCACACAATTGCCACACAGATCAATGCCGCTAATCCCTTCCCTTTCCAGCTCTTTAAGCTGCCGTTCACTTAAAAACGGCATAAAAAGCATTGGAGAAATATTTTTGGGAAGGGGCAGTGATTTTAGA
Protein-coding regions in this window:
- a CDS encoding PP2C family protein-serine/threonine phosphatase: TRSAITAEEKLEQEHQKTNAALIERNQTLKLLNQELADAADYVKTILPEPITEGPIRTDWRFIPSTSLGGDAFGYHMVDENHFAIYLIDVSGHGVGAALLSVSVMNVLRSQSLPNTDFKNPEQVLEALNIAFPGEENNDMFFTIWYGVYKKSTRELTYASGGHPPAILFDQSPKGDYQATQLRTPNYIIGGMSDGKYQKKDCLIGERNTLYIFSDGVYEVKKSDGTMWRFDEFADFMSNVKAGGQSILDRLYSYAKNLGKSDTFEDDFTIVEVVFG
- a CDS encoding ERCC4 domain-containing protein encodes the protein MRSDKSKNNRRIAVIVDDRESKSEVIKFLSETKSVSVDIKRLSLGDYLVDNRLIFERKTLNDFALSIIDGRLFSQAIRLASSKYNSVLLLEGTGKELTETGIRREAMQGALIAVSIVLGIPVLRSKSPSESAQLILYTARQIKSLARGAVQRHGRRPKGKRKKQLFILQGLPGIGSERAARLLNEFGSVEAIITATSEELQSVEGIGENIAERIKWVIREELQPYGITDEFPF